DNA from Polaribacter sp. NJDZ03:
ATAATCATTTTGACACTAAAGTGGTAGTAAATGGAGCAACACCAACTTGGAAAGGATTTACTTTAGGAGCAACAATTGTGGGTACAGGAGGTACAAGATACTCTTTAGAAGCAGGTGGTAATAGAAGTGCAAATGGAGATTTTAATTTAAGTAATGAAATTGCATATATTTTTAATCCAAATGATGCAAGTACACCTCAATATATTAAAGATAGTTATAATGAAGTATTAAACGATCCAGAAACTTCTCAAGGATTTAAAGATTATTTAAAAGAAAGTTATGGAAGTTTTGCAGAAAGAAACGGCGGAAAAAACCCTTTTAGTGCAACAGTAGATCTTCGTCTTGTAAAGAAGTTTAGCTTTTTAAACTCTAAGCATGCTTTAGAAATATCTGCAGACGTTTTTAACTTTATGAACTTATTAAATAAAGAATGGGGGCGCAGTCATAATTTTGGAAACAGAAATTTTATGAATATTAATGGGTTTGATCAATCAACAAATAGCTACGAATACAATATACAAACAGGTGCTGGTACAGAGCCAATAAATGGAACTCCTTGGAGATTGCAGTTTGGTGTAAGATATTCGTTTAATTAAAAAATAGTTTGTTTAGTTTTTATTTGAGGGTTTGATATTTCTCTGTCAAACCCTTTTTTTAAATAGTATAATTTATGAAAAATAGTATATACATTTTAGTCTTTTTAATTTTAATAAGCTGTGGAGGTTCTAAGAATTTAATAGAAAAAGATGCTTCTTTTTTTGATAAAAGTTATGTAGGAAAAGAAAACGGAGAAGTAATTCCTTCTGATTACATTTTCCCTCAAAAAGAAAGTTTTAAAGTCCTTTCTTGGAACGTAGAGCATTTTGTAGACTCTTTTGATGATCCTTATATAGATTCTAAAAGAGAAAATAGCCCGGATTCTTTAATGAATAATAAAGTTGCTAATTTAGTAACTGCTTTAAAAAAAATAGATGCAGATGTAGTTGTATTGCAAGAATTTGAAAGTGCAAAATTTTTAAGAAGCATTGCTGATGAAAATTTACAAAACATGGGGTATACCTATTTTGCAGATGTGCCTAGCCATGGTTGGTATATGAATGTAGTGGTTATGAGTAAATTTCCGTTAGGTATTATTTATGGTTATGGAAATGTAACAACACCTCTTTTAGAGTATAAAAATGAAGAAGGACAATTAGAAACACAAAACACTTTAAATACTAGAATGTGGTCTATAGAAGTATATCCTACTTCAGATTATAATTTTTTACTTACCGGAGTTCATTTAAAAGCAGGTAGAGGAGAACGAAATATAGCCATGAGAAAAGGCCAGATTAATTTTCTAAAACAACAGTATAAGCGATTCTTAAAAGAGGACAAAAACAAAAATATTTTAGTAGTCGGAGATTTTAATAGTGTACAAGGTAGCGAAGAAATTAATCTATTTCTAAATGAAAAAGTAAAGAGAGAAAAATTTATAGATCCATTACCCGAAACAGTAATGACACATACTTCTGATGACCCAAAAAGAAGATTAGATTATATGTTGATGAATACCAATATGTATAAAGAATATATAGAAAATTCAGCGGAAGTCCCTCAACTTTTTGTGCCTAAAAAAATGAGAGAAATTAGTGATCATTTACCAGTAACCACAACATTTATAATTAAATAAAAAGTTTAAAAAATGAAAAAAATTATTATAGTACTTCTTGTTTTTACAGTTTTGTCTTGTAAAACAACTTCTAAATCAAGTGAAGATAAAGCTTATTCTAAGCAGTCTACAAAAGAAAAAACAGCAGATTTTGTACTTACTTTTGGCTCTTGTAATAAACCTAATCAAAAGAATCTGTTATGGGATGATATTGCTCAATTGAACCCAGATGTATGGTTGTGGGGAGGAGATATTATTTATGCAGACACAGAGAATATGGATAAAATGGAAGCCGATTATAATCTTCAAAAAAAGCAAAAAGGATATGCAAACCTTTTAAAAGAAACGAAGGTTTTGGGAACTTGGGATGATCATGATTTTGGAGCCAATGATGCAGGTGTAGAATATCCTAAAAAAGCAAAAAGTCAGGAATTATTATTGGATTTTTTAGAAGTTGATAAAAATTCTCCTAGAAGAAAAAGAGAAGGGGTGTATCATTCTGAACTTATAGAAACAGCTAAAGGATCTGTAAAAGTTATTTTGTTAGATACTCGTTATTTTAGAACAAGTATTAGTGAAAAAAGTGTAAACGGTGTTCAAGAGAATCGTACTATTTTAGGTGAACAACAATGGGCCTGGTTAGAAAGTGAGTTGGTTAATTCTTCTGCAGAATTTAATGTCATTTTAAGTAGTGTACAGGTAATTGCAGAAAAACATCGGTATGAAAAGTGGGCAAACTTTCCGTTAGAACGTAAAAAACTACTTGATGTAATCGTATCTTCAAAAGCTAATAATGTTATTCTATTGTCTGGAGATCGTCATATATCTGAGTTTTCAAAAGAAGAAGTTAGCGGCTTAACTTACCCTTTAATTGATTTTACATCAAGTGGAATGACACACGCAAGTGAGAACTTTACTAAAGAATACAATCCGGCAAGAGTAGGTAAGGTTATTTCTACAAAAAGTTTTGGGGTGTTAAAAATTAATTTTGACCAAAAAAAGGTTGAGATGGAAATGCGTGGAGATGCAACGTTACAGCAAAAAATAGAACAAGTTTATCCTTTATAATAATTTATAAAGGACTTATAAGTAATATGTATTTTGTTTCTAGATAATTTAAAAGATTAATTGTTTTTCTTTTTGTATGATAGAAGCAACAGTTTGACGGGTGACCCCAATAAGGTCACCCATATCCTGTTTTGTTAATAGGTTAAACAAAATATGAGGTCTGCCATTTGCATCTTCTATAGGAACACTGTAATGTTTTCTTAGTGATGATATTCTTTCTTCAATCTGTTTTTCTTTAATATTTTTTAGTTTTACTTCTGCAGCACACCATCGTTTTACGATATAAGAAATAAACCAGTTAGAAAGAAATGGATTTGTTAGTACGGTTGCCTTAAAAAAATCTAAATTGTATACTCTAATTTTACAATCTACAATTGCTTTAGCGTATTCTTGAAACTGACCATTAAGGTATTTAAAGTTACCAAAAAATTCTGTGTGAGGTAAAACTTCATAAACAAAACTTTCTCCATTGTCGGAATATCCACCAAGTTTTACCGCACCTTGGATAACCTCGTATATGTAATTTTCTTTGTTTGGTGGCAAATAGATATATCCATTTTTTTTTACGTTTATTTCAAGTATATGTTCTTTATGGAATTGGATGTTTGAATTATTTATTTCAGAAAATAGGTCAAAATTTTCATAACCGTTATTATTGGGTCTATTAATGGTAAGCATATAAAAAGGGTTTAATAAATAAAAATACATGTTTTAATAAATAGGAATGTTAAGTAATCATTATTTAACATGTTAAGTTTTTTTTGGAAATATAAATTTTAATAAAAGACATGGATGATTGTGTTAGGGATTGAATCTTTCGACTACGCTTAAGACAGGCTCTATGTTTGAGCTCTTTTTTGAGGTACGAAAAAAAGCGAGTAGTGAAAGCCTGTTAAAACGCCTTAAAAAATATTGATATTTAGCGTTTTAGTTTAGAAAAGGTTTTGTACTTTTGCGCCCACTTACTACGTGATAGTAAGATTTTTAATAATAAAGGTCGAGAACCTTAACAAATTAACAAATTATGTCTGTAAAGATTAGATTACAAAGACACGGTAAAAAAGGGAAACCATTCTATTGGATCGTTGCCGCTGATGCTCGTGCAAAAAGAGATGGTAAATACTTAGAAAAAATAGGTACTTACAATCCAAACGTTAACCCTGCAATTATTGATTTAGATGTAGATTTAGCTGTAAGTTGGTTACAAAATGGTGCACAACCTACTGATACTGCAAAGAACCTTTTATCTTACAAAGGTGCAATGTTAAAAAACCATTTAGTTGGTGGTATTAGAAAAGGTGCTTTAACACAAGAACAAGCAGATGCTAAATTTGCAGCTTGGGTAGAAGCAAAAGCGACTAAGATTTCTGATAAAGAAGCTGGATTATCTCAAGCGCAATCTGATGTAAAAGCAGCAGCATTCGCAGCAGAAAAAGCAGTTAATGAAGCAAGAATTGAAGCAGCTAAACCAGAGGTTGTAGAGGTTGTAGAAGCAGCAGCAGAAACTGAAGCAGAAGAAGTAGCTCCAGATACTATTGATGAAGCTCAAGCAAAATCAGCAGAATAAATTATAAATTTATACGAAGATGCGTAAAGAAGATTGTTTTTATTTAGGCAAAATCGTTACAAAATATAGTTTTAAGGGTGAAGTTGTTATCAAATTAGATACCGACGAGCCTGAGTTGTATACAGAAATGGAATCAGTTTATGTCGAATTCGGCACAAACTTGGTTCCATTTTTTATTGATAAAAGTTCATTACACAAAGGAAATCAGTTACGCGTTCAGTTTGAGGATGTGTATTCTGATGAAGAAGCAGATTCTATTTTAAAGTGTGGTGTTTATTTACCTACAACGATGTTGCCAAAATTATCTGGTGACAAATTTTACTATCATGAAGTAATTGGTTTTACAGTTGTTGATGCTAATTTTGGTGAAGTTGGGCAGATTGTTCATATTAATGATAAAGCAGCGCAACCTCTTTTTGAAATTGACAGAGATGGTACAGAGGTTTTTATTCCGATGGTAGATGATTTTATTAAGAAAGTAGATAGAGAGAACAAAACGATTCAAGTAGATACTCCTGAGGGGTTGATAGAGTTGTATTTGTCTTAAAATAAAGAGAGGTGGCCGAGTGGTCGAAGGCGCTACCTTGGAAAGGTAGTATACTGGTAACGGTATCGAGGGTTCGAATCCCTTCCTCTCTACAAGAAACCAAAACCCTATAAACTATTTGTTTATAGGGTTTTTTGGTGTACTATTTTTATTTAAAGTAATTTTTTCGCTATTTAAGTTTTTGTTTGTAAAACTTAAAATGTGCTTACTTAATTTTTATTAAATTAATAATCTGTCACCGAAAAACATGTGTTAATAAAATATTTTACTAACTTGCTTCTATTAATATTACTAAAGTAAAAAGTATGATTGACTTATTAGATTTTGTAAACGAAAATGGTATAAACGGAAGAAAGGCAAGTAATAAGAAGAGTATTATTCGTGGTCTTGCTAAATGTGAAGACTCGCTAACGATTCCTGAAATTGCCATTCTTATAGATGTTAGTATACCAATTTGTACGTCTTTAATAAGGGGTTTGGTTACTAGTCGTCTAGTTACAAAGGAAGGAAAGAAAACTTCAGAGAATGGAAGGAAACCGTTTACTTATTCTCTTAATAAGGGATCTTTTCATGTTGTTGGTGTAGAAATTCTTTCAAAATTTATTCAATTAAGTGTTTTTAGTATCGATCTAGAGCTTATTCATACTAATACTATTAAGGGGTTTACTTTATCAAAAGATATTGAATGTCTTAAGAATATTACTCATTTTATAGAGAGCTCTTTAAAGGATTCGGGTATAGATAAAAAAAATATTATTGGTATTGGTGTTGGGATGCCAGAGGTTGTAAAAGACCATAATGGTGAGTTAACAACCTATTTTTCTGATGAAGAAATTTCTCTTAAAGAATATTTAGAATCTCAAATAAAACTTTCGGTTCTTATAGATAACGATACAAGAACAATTGGTGTCGCAGAACAAACTCTTGGTAGTGCAAAAGGAATTGATAATGTTTTAGTAGTGAAAGTGAGTAGAACTTTGGGGTTGAGTATAATTGCTAATAAGAGTATTCTTAAAGGTAGTCAGGGACTTGCTGGTGGTATGAATCATACTCAGTTTAAAAAAGGAGTTAGACCTTGTTGTTGTGGTAAAATAGGGTGTCTGGGAACAGAGGTTGGCGGAGATGCTTTATTAGTAGATCTTAATGATGCGCTTAGGGATAACGAAATTTCTATCCACTTTAATATTCAAGATCTACCTACTTATGGTTATCATGATGTACTGGATGCTGTTTTAAAAGGTGATGAGCTTTCTATTAAATTAATTCAAGATCAAGGTTATAAATTGGGAAAAGCATTGGGTAATATTATGAATGTTTTAAACCCAGAATTAGTGTTGATAGGTGGTGAATATGCTATGGTTAAAAATTTCTTTGTAGATGCTGTTAAAATAGGTGTTAGAAAAACTGCACTTATAAGTACTATGAAAAATTGTGAAGTAAAAGCATCTGTGTTGGGTAGGTATTTAGGGGTAAAAGCAGAGGCGTGTATGTTTCTTAAGGCTTGTGATATGATAGCTTTTTAAAGTATGTAAATATATTTTGTGTTTTCTGTAAACATAATAATTTCTTTTTTTTAATGTAACGCCATTTGGTGTTACATTTTTTTTGTCTTATTATTTAAGGGGTATTAACTGTATTTTGGGTTTATTGTTTAAGTACTCTACACCTTTGTGTCCTGTTGCTCTAGCTAGTGTTTCGTTTTTTACTTCTTCTAATTTTATTTTAAAAGACTATTGATCAAACAGATGGTTTAGTTTTTATTTAATAAAATATTTTATTAAATAAATTAGCTATAATAAATTATTTTATTATATTTGAATATGTTACAGTAATGTTTCGTTAATTATTAGTAGCAAAATCTTTAAAATAACTAATTTAACTATCAAATTTATGTACAATTTTAAAAAAGAAAAGTGGGGGGAGAATTCCTTATTAGGTAAGCACATTTTAGGTTTCTTTCTTCTTGTGTTTTTATTTTCAAACGCCGCTGTATTTGCTGAGTCAAAAGAAGTAGATAAAACAATAATTGGAGTAGTGGTAGATGATGCGTCGGGAGACCCTGTACCTGGGGCAAGTGTTCTTATAAAGGGTACTAATATTGGTGCTTCTACAGATTTTGATGGTAATTTTTCAATAACGGCTCCAGATAGTGCTGCAGTATTAGTGGTTAGTTATTTAGGGTATGTTACTAAAACAGTAACTATTGATAGTAGTAAGAAATTAGTAATTAGACTAACAGAAGATGCTTCTCAATTAGATGAGGTTATTGTAACTGCTCTTGGGGTTACTAAATCTAAAGAAAGTGTTTCTTATGCAGCTCAAAAAATAAAAGGAGCTGCTATAAATCAATCTAGAGTTGGTGATGTTTCTCAGCAGTTAGCGGGTCAGGTATCTGGTTTATCAGTCTCTACAAATAATGGTTCTGGAGTTTCTTCTTCTAGAGTTGTACTTAGAGGGGAAACATCTTTAAATCCAAATAAAAATCAACCATTAATTGTGGTGGATGGAGCTTTAATTTCTAATAATTATATAGGTATAGGAAGTAATTCTACTTCTAGTGATTTACCAGTAGATTATGGGAATAGTTTTAATGATTTAAATCCAGATGATTTTGCATCGGTAACCGTATTAAAAGGACCTAAAGCAGCAGCGTTGTATGGTGAGAGAGGTACTAATGGTGCCTTAATAATAGAAACTAAATCGGGTAAAAATAAAACAGGATTAGGTGTTAGTTATACTACAGGTATTTCAATGGATAAGGTTAATAGGTTTTGGAATGAACAAAATGAGTATGCTGGTGGAGGTCCTATAGGTAATTTGGCAAATCAGTTTAGATCAGATTGGGGTGGTAATTATGGAGCACCAACAAATGGTCAATTAATTTCTCAATCTACACCAAGTAACCCTAACCCAGATCCAACACCTTTTGTACAAAAGGCAGATAGAGAAGGTTTCTTTGATACGGCGCTAGCTTATAATAATAATCTTTCTTTATCATTTTCTGAAGATGATATTTGGGGACGTGTTTCTCTTGGGCGACTTTCTAAAGGAGGAATTGTACCTAATACAGAGTATAAAAAAACAAATGTTGGTGTAAGAGTAGGTGCTAATTTAAGTGAAAAACTTTCTATTGATTTATCTGCTAATTATATTTTAAGTAATTCTGATAATGTGCCAGATATTGGGTTTTCTAGCGGTGGATTAATGTATAGTATGCTTTGGGTGATGAAAAACTATAGTTTAGATGATTACAAAGATTACTGGTTGCCAAATCAAGAATACCAACAACAAAATTACTTTTTATCTTGGGGAACAAATCCTCACTTAATTGTAAATGAGAATTTAAACGGATTTAAACATAATAGAATATTTGGTAATTTTAGAACAAATTATGAATTTAATGACAACTTTTCTGCTTTTGTAAGAGTCGGTTTAGATTCTTATCAAGATAGAAGGCAGTCTAGAAGAGCCCCGGGGCAACCTGCTTTTCCAAACGGAATGTACAGAGAACAAGATGTTCGTTTACAGGAATTTAATGCAGATTTTTTAGGAACCTACACAAAAGATTTAACGGATAAGTTAGGTTTAGTGGTAAATTTAGGGACTAGTACATTTAACCAAACGATTGGTAATAAAATAGCTCAGACAAATAATTTAGCGATTCCAGGTGTATTTAGTTTAGGTAACGCTGCTGACTCTCCTGTGCTTACACAAGTGGATACTGAAAGAGAATTAAATAGTGTTTATGGTACGGTAGAATTGAATTATGATGATAAATTATATTTTGATGTTACAGGGAGAAATGATTGGTCTTCTACACTACCAACTCAAAATCAAAGTTTTTTCTATCCTTCAGTGGGTTTAAGTGCTATTGTTTCTAAAATGACAAAATTACCAGATTTTATCTCGTATTTAAAACTAAGAACAAGTTATGCTCAAACCGGAAATAGTACAGACCCAGGTGTTATAAATAATGCTTACAGTTTAGGTGCAATACCAGGTTCTGTAACAAACCCTAACGTACTTACAGATTCTAATCTACAAAGTGAAAAAACTGAGGCTTTTGAATTTGGTATAGATTTAAGGTTATTAGATAGAAGATTAAATTTTGATATTGATTTATATGATTATTCTACTACAGATCAAATAGTGTCAGCTCCTATAAGTCAAGCTTCAGGAGTGAGTTTTAGAAGGTTTAATGCAGGGGAAATTAATAGTAGAGGTATTGAAGTAATTTTAGCAGCAAAACCAGTAGCATTAGAAAATTTTAAATGGACTTCTACTTTTAACTTCGCATCAAGTAGATCGGAAGTTGTAAGTCTTGCAGACGGTATTGAAACCTTAATTATTGGAGAAGGACCAAACGGAGGAACTATAGAAGCAAGACCAGGAGGTAGAATGGGTGATATTTATGGAAGAGGTTTTGAAAGAGATCCAGAAGGAAGTATTGTTTTAGAAAATATTGGAGGCCTAATGAGACCTAAAATTAGCAATGATATAAAGCGATTAGGAAACTACAACCCAGATTGGACTTTAGGTTTTACCAACAGTTTTAAATATAAAAACTTTAACCTTAATATATTTTTAGATTATAGAAACGGTGGTGATTTTTATACCTTAACTGGTTCTCAGTTATATAGATCTGGTTCTATAACAGAAACGCTTCCGTTTAGAACAGAAGATTTTGTGCCTGACGGTGTGGTAGCAAATGGTAGTGGAGGTTTTACTAAAAACACACAAACTACTACTGGGTACGATTGGTATAGAGAATATTATAGAAGTGATAATATTGAAGCAAATACCTATGATGCTACTTTTTTAAAATTAAGAGAAATTTCATTAGGAGTAGATCTTAAGCCATATTTTGAAAACTCATTTTTCGAAAAAATAAGCCTTTCTGTTTTTGGACGAAATTTAGGAACGTGGACAAAAGAAAGTTTTCTTAAACATTTTGATCCAGAGGTGTTAAGCTTTACCGGAAGTGGTTTTCTTCCTGGTTTCGAAATTGGTCAACTTCCTGGAGCAGCAACCTACGGTTTTAATCTTAATGTATCATTTTAAATTAAAAAAGTCATGATGAAAAATATATATAAAATCAAAATAATAATAGTAAGTATTATCTTATTTACAGCATGTACTGGTGATTTTGAAGAAATTAATGTTGATGAAAATTCACCAACAATTGCAACTTCAGGAACACTTTTGCCTAGCACCATTTTTGGAGCAGCAAACTCACATTTAAATGTTCAGTTGTATTTAACTAACCAGGTAATGCAATACAAAGTATATAGAAATCTAAACCAATTAGATGCTTATGATTTTGCAACTGGAGCAAATCGTTTTGGTAAGTTTTGGGGAGATGCATATAGAGCAATTACCGATGGTAACGAGTCTATTGCTTATGCTCAAGAAAATGAACTGAATGCTTATATAGGTGCAGGAAAAACAATAAATGCTTTTTATTTAGCAGCTTTAACAGAATTATGGATAGATGTACCATATACAGAAGCAAATAAAGGTTTAGAGAACACGCAACCAATTTATGATAAGCAAGAAGATATTTACCCTAAAGTATTAACGCTTTTAGAAGAAGCAAATACAGCTTTGTCAGCCGATACTAAAGGATTTATTCTTGGTGGAGATATCCTTTTTAAAGGAGATGTAATGAAGTGGAGAAAAATGGCAAATTCTTTAAGATTACGTTATTTATTAAGACTTTCAAATAAAGGTTCTATCAATGCTGCTGCTCAGATAAATGATATTGTTTCAGATCCTTCTACGTATCCAATTATTGAAAGTAATGAAGAAGCTGCTATTTATGACTTTACGGGTCTTGCACCAAATACATCAGATTTTTCTTTACTTACAACTTTAGGAGGATTAAGCCCGTCAGTTAGATTTGTAGATGCTTTAGATGGTGTTGATGCAAATGATGATGCAGATGATGATCCTAGATTAGCTTTTTTTGCTGATAAACCGGTTGACCCTAGTGTATCTGCAGGTCCATTTGTGGGTGTAAAAAGTGGAACTACAAGAGAAGAAGCACAAGGTACAGGTGGAAATGCAGGGTTGTTTGCTTCTCAGTTTACCACGAAGTTTCAGGATAATAAAGGATTATTAGATTTTGTTTTTATAAGTTATGCAGAGGTACAGTTTATTTTATCAGAAGCTAGGTTAAAGAACTATATCACAACTTCTACAGCACAAATGTATTACGAAAAAGGGATTACTGCCAATTTAAATTATTGGAATTTAACAATGCCATCAGGTTTTCTTACTAGAGCAGATGTGGCTTGGGATGGAACTTTAGAAACATTAATAAATCAAAAATGGATTGCAATGTTCTTTAACAATACATTAGAAATGTGGGGAGATTACAAAAGAGTAGGACTTCCAAATTTAGTGCCAGGGTCTTTAGCAACAACTATTACAGGTGGCTTAGTACCCACAAGAGTCTTCTACCCAACCATAGAGCAATCTGTAAATTCTGCAAATTATCAAGCAGCAGCATCAAGTATTGGTGGTGATATAATTACGGTTAAACATTGGTATCAGAATTAACATATAAAAAAAATATTATTTGAGTTGATGAGTGTTTTACAGTTAACCAGAAGCATGAAAATTGTTTTTGGTTAACAAAACACATTCAAATATTAAAAAAAACGGAACAAATTAAATAGAACTTCTTGTGACTGAAAAATTAATAATGATACCTGGAACTCTTTGTGATGAAACACTTTTTAAGCATCAAAAAAAAGATTTGTCAATTATAGCCGACTGTCATATTGCAAGTACTACTAGTGCTGCGAGTTTGCAACAGGTAGCAAAAAATATACTAGATAAATATTCTGGAGATTTATCAATAATGGGGTTATCGTACGGCGGAATTATTGCTTTTGAATTACTAAGGCAAGCACCTCATCGCATAAAACGATTAATTCTTTTAAATACAAATTATAAAGAACCTTCAGAACAAACAAGAATAAGTCAACAAAGATTTGTAGGTATGGCATATTTAGAAGGAGTTAAGGGATTTACGTCAACTATTTTAATTGATGCAATGTTACATCCTAAAAATGCAAAAAATAAAGAACTAAGAGAGGTGGTTTTAAACATGGCTTTAAATATAGGTGTAGCTGGTTTCTTTAATCAAGTAAAAGCACAATTAGGAAGACCAGATAGTACTAAAGATTTACAAAATATTAAATGTCCTACTTTAATAATTACAGGTAGAGAAGATGTTATTTGTCCAATAAAACTTCATGAAGAAATGGCAGCAGCCATTCCTAATTCGGTTTTAAAAATTATAGAAGAATGCGGACATTTAAGTACGTTAGAACAGCCTAAATTAGTTAGCAATACTATTCTTAATTGGTGGAATAAAAACTAAACAATGAGAAAAAACAAACTAAAACAACTACTAAAAACAAACAACACAGTAATGTGTGGATGGCTACACATACCCAATACTTGGACCGCCGAAGTAATGGCGAATGCTGGTTGGGATGGTGTAACTGTAGACATGCAACATGGTTTACATAGTATAGAAACAGCAATACAAATGATGCAAGCTATATCTACCACAGAAACGGTACCTATTGCTAGATCAAATTGGAATACACCGGGAGAAATAATGAGATTACTAGACGGTGGAGCTTATGGTATTATTTGCCCAATGATTAATACCAAAGAAGAGTGTGAATCATTTGTAGGAGCATGTAGATATCCTCCTTTAGGATATAGAAGTTTTGGGCCAACGAGAGCAAGAGTTTATGGGGGTCTAGATTATGCAGAACATGCGAATGATGAAATTTTAACATTAGCAATGGTAGAAACTGTTAAAGCAGTAGAAAATATAAAAGGTATTTGTGAAACGAAAGGGTTAGATGGAATTTTTATAGGTTCTGGAGATTTAAAATTATCTATAAAAGCAACTGAAAAAGAGAATGTCGATGAACTTTTTGATCAGGCAGTAAATACTATTTTAAAAGAATGCCAACAAAATAATTTGTTTGCTGGTGTTTGGTGTGCCACAATAGAAGATGCTAAAAAAATGGTTGATAAAGGCTTTAAGTTTATTGCGCTTAAATCTGATAGTATGATGTTAACCCAATATGCAAAGGAGCAAACGAACACTTTAAAAAATATTTTAAAAAACTAAACCTCAAAGATTTGTCGAAAAAAATAACACATATAGAAACACTAAAACTAGAAAGAGATGGTTTAAAGCAAGATCTTCCTGGGTTTGGTAAAAAATATATAAACATTGTTGATTATATATTAGAAATCACAGAAGATATCTGGGAAAAAAAAGAAATAGATGTAATTAATGAAACCTACGAAAAGGACATCCTAATTCATACAGGTGCCAGAATAATTAACGGTGTAGAAACTGTAATAACAGGTACTATTGATACGCTGGCCTCTTTTCCGGATAGAAAAATGGGCGGAGAAGCAGTTATTTGGTCAACAGATAATAAGGGCGATTTTTATTCTTCTCATAGAATTATATCTACAGCAACCAATCTTGGAGAAACAATCTACGGGAAAGCTACAGGTAAAAAGATAACCTTTAGAACCATTGCAGACTGTAAAGTAGCAAACAATAAAATTTATAAGGAATGGCTTGTAAGAGATAATCT
Protein-coding regions in this window:
- a CDS encoding alkaline phosphatase D family protein — its product is MKKIIIVLLVFTVLSCKTTSKSSEDKAYSKQSTKEKTADFVLTFGSCNKPNQKNLLWDDIAQLNPDVWLWGGDIIYADTENMDKMEADYNLQKKQKGYANLLKETKVLGTWDDHDFGANDAGVEYPKKAKSQELLLDFLEVDKNSPRRKREGVYHSELIETAKGSVKVILLDTRYFRTSISEKSVNGVQENRTILGEQQWAWLESELVNSSAEFNVILSSVQVIAEKHRYEKWANFPLERKKLLDVIVSSKANNVILLSGDRHISEFSKEEVSGLTYPLIDFTSSGMTHASENFTKEYNPARVGKVISTKSFGVLKINFDQKKVEMEMRGDATLQQKIEQVYPL
- a CDS encoding 30S ribosomal protein S16 is translated as MSVKIRLQRHGKKGKPFYWIVAADARAKRDGKYLEKIGTYNPNVNPAIIDLDVDLAVSWLQNGAQPTDTAKNLLSYKGAMLKNHLVGGIRKGALTQEQADAKFAAWVEAKATKISDKEAGLSQAQSDVKAAAFAAEKAVNEARIEAAKPEVVEVVEAAAETEAEEVAPDTIDEAQAKSAE
- a CDS encoding Crp/Fnr family transcriptional regulator, which translates into the protein MYFYLLNPFYMLTINRPNNNGYENFDLFSEINNSNIQFHKEHILEINVKKNGYIYLPPNKENYIYEVIQGAVKLGGYSDNGESFVYEVLPHTEFFGNFKYLNGQFQEYAKAIVDCKIRVYNLDFFKATVLTNPFLSNWFISYIVKRWCAAEVKLKNIKEKQIEERISSLRKHYSVPIEDANGRPHILFNLLTKQDMGDLIGVTRQTVASIIQKEKQLIF
- a CDS encoding ROK family protein is translated as MIDLLDFVNENGINGRKASNKKSIIRGLAKCEDSLTIPEIAILIDVSIPICTSLIRGLVTSRLVTKEGKKTSENGRKPFTYSLNKGSFHVVGVEILSKFIQLSVFSIDLELIHTNTIKGFTLSKDIECLKNITHFIESSLKDSGIDKKNIIGIGVGMPEVVKDHNGELTTYFSDEEISLKEYLESQIKLSVLIDNDTRTIGVAEQTLGSAKGIDNVLVVKVSRTLGLSIIANKSILKGSQGLAGGMNHTQFKKGVRPCCCGKIGCLGTEVGGDALLVDLNDALRDNEISIHFNIQDLPTYGYHDVLDAVLKGDELSIKLIQDQGYKLGKALGNIMNVLNPELVLIGGEYAMVKNFFVDAVKIGVRKTALISTMKNCEVKASVLGRYLGVKAEACMFLKACDMIAF
- a CDS encoding endonuclease/exonuclease/phosphatase family protein, with amino-acid sequence MKNSIYILVFLILISCGGSKNLIEKDASFFDKSYVGKENGEVIPSDYIFPQKESFKVLSWNVEHFVDSFDDPYIDSKRENSPDSLMNNKVANLVTALKKIDADVVVLQEFESAKFLRSIADENLQNMGYTYFADVPSHGWYMNVVVMSKFPLGIIYGYGNVTTPLLEYKNEEGQLETQNTLNTRMWSIEVYPTSDYNFLLTGVHLKAGRGERNIAMRKGQINFLKQQYKRFLKEDKNKNILVVGDFNSVQGSEEINLFLNEKVKREKFIDPLPETVMTHTSDDPKRRLDYMLMNTNMYKEYIENSAEVPQLFVPKKMREISDHLPVTTTFIIK
- the rimM gene encoding ribosome maturation factor RimM (Essential for efficient processing of 16S rRNA), whose product is MRKEDCFYLGKIVTKYSFKGEVVIKLDTDEPELYTEMESVYVEFGTNLVPFFIDKSSLHKGNQLRVQFEDVYSDEEADSILKCGVYLPTTMLPKLSGDKFYYHEVIGFTVVDANFGEVGQIVHINDKAAQPLFEIDRDGTEVFIPMVDDFIKKVDRENKTIQVDTPEGLIELYLS